AGCGGCGCTTTCGGCCCTCGGTCACCAGATAGCGCGACCACGCCAAAACTTCATCGGCACGGCTGAAAGCGGCAATCGTATCGCCTGCTTGCTTGGGGACGTTGAGCCATTGCGCGGCTGGCCCTTTGGCTTGGTGGCAACTGGCGCACAGGTTCGCGGTATCGGGCGCACGATAGATAACGGACGTGGCCATGTGATGGTGGCAGGTTGTGCAACTCGGTCCGTCGCCCGAGGCGGGCAATTGCTGAAAATGGCGGCTTTGCGTGAACAGCGCCGCAATTTCCTGATGGCAGGCTTGGCAAGTGGCAGGCGCGTTTTTAGGCGCCAGGGTGCTGGTCGGAAAGCTGGCATTGAGCACGCCTTGATGTGCGGTTTTGAAAACGGTTGCGGCGGGGTCGCCACCGTGGCAACGTTCGCAACCGACTTGCGCGCGTGCGTGGGCTGAACCGCGCCATTCGTAAAAATGCGCACTCACAAGCAACGGCTCCATCAGTTTGGCATGGCATACAACGCACTGGTTGTCGCGCAACGCCGCCAGTTGCGCGGCGGGTTTTCGCTGGGTCGCCATACTCAGCAGCGCTGCCGCCGTTGTCAGCAAAATACTCAGCAAGGCAAGTTTCATAGGTGACTCCTCCGGATTGCTCCAACTGATTGCGCGGCAAGCGCAGTGCCGTGTCGAAAGCGTAAATGAAGGGGGAAGACCCACGCGGTTTTGGATTTGCTTGTTCAGGCTGTGCGGGATCTCGCGCAGCCGCTTAGCGAAATTACGCAACCCGCGTGTCATATGAACGCAGGCTGCGGCTTTGGCTGGGGAATGACGCGCAGCGCGTTGCGGAATACGAATTGCGCTGAGGCAAAGAGCGAAGTTCAATTCAAGACGTACCTCAAAATAGGTGGCACAAGTTGATTGCATGAGTTCTAGCGGATTTGATTGCACGGCTAGGGAAGGCGGTTCAAATGACCAGCAACAATTCACACGCTCAAACCGAAATCGCCTTTGATCGCATTTTTCATCCGACGGATTTTTCGGAGGCGAGCGACTTGGCTTTTGCACACGCGCTCAAGTTGGCGACGCATCGCAACGGGCGCTTAACGATGTTGCATACCGAGGAGAAAAAGCAGCGGCCGGATTGGACGGAATTTCCGCGCGTGCGGCAGACCTTGGAACGTTGGGGCTTTCTGGCGCCCGGCAGCACGCGTGAGGATGTGGCGGCGCTCGGATTGAATGTGGCGAAGATCGCTGCCTGGGAAGACGATCCGGTTAACAGCACGCTTGAATATCTGGGCAAACATCCGCACGATTTGATCGTGCTGGCGACGCATCAGTACGACGGACTGGAACGCTGGCTGCATCGCACGGTGGCGGAACCCATTGCCCGGCGCGCCGGCGAAATGGCATTGTTCGTGCCGCAAGGGGTGGACGGTTTCATTGCCATCGAAAACGGCGCCGCGACGTTGCGCAACATTCTGATTCCGGTGGATCGCACGCCGCCGTCGCAAGCGGCGCTCGAAGCCGCTTCAGCCTTAGCCGCCTCGCTGCAATGTACCGGGGTAGTCTTCACGTTGTTGTATGTGGGCGCGGCGGCAGAGGCTCCGCAGGTGCGCCGCTCAGTGCGTGCCGGGCAGGAATGGCATTTGGTCGTCAAAGAAGGGGCCATTGAACAAGCCATTTTGCAAACAGCACATGAAACCCGGGCTGATCTGATCGTCATGGCCACGGCAGGCCGGCATGGCTTTCTGGATGCGCTGCGCGGCAGCACGACAGAGCGCATCGTGCGTACTGCCGAAGTGCCGGTATTGGCCGTGCCCGCACTTGTGAAAGAGTCTGAACAGGTAGCGGAAGCGTTCGTTTGGCAACCCACATTTTGAGAAAGGTTGTGAGAAAGGAAAGGGGCGAGGTATGCGCAATCAAGAAAAAATTCGGCAACAACTGCTGATCAGGTATCAGCAAATCGGTGGGCGCCTGGACAAAATTTCCCGTGATGTGCGCCGTGAAGATGAACCTTTGCTGGCGGATTTCGCCGAGCAAGCCGCCCAGCGCGAGAATGACGAGGTGCTGAGCGCGCTCGACGATTCCATTCGTGCCGAGATGCGCCAGATCGAACAGACTTTGCTGCGCTTGGAAGAGGGCGTTTATGGCATTTGCGAAATGTGTGAGCAGCCCATCGCCAAACCCCGGTTGGCCGCTGTGCCATACGCCGTCAGGTGCGTCAGTTGTGAAGAAAGTTTGGAGCGTTGAGATATTGTTGCGTGCCAGCGCCGCTGGTGCGGTCGCAGTGAAACATACGCGCTTTGCACCAATTGGCAATTGCCAATTGATTGAAGCGGACGAGTTGACCAGTCTCGCGCTGTTGCGCCTTATGACGAATGCCGGATGTTTGGAGCGGGCCGAAGTCTCGCTGCTGTCGCAAAAACATTTGGGTGCTTTGCTGATACCGATTTACCTCTACACCTCCTATCGCAAGGGAGTCCAAGCAGAAGAGAGAAGCTAGGTTTGGTCGGCACGCGCCGGTCAAACAGGGCTTTATGGGGAGTTCCGCTGGCAGAAAACGGGACTCCCATTTTTTTACTCCAGGACTAATGCAAAAACCAAGCAAGATTGCCACAGAAGCACAGAGTCACAGAGTTTTTCTCGGTTGCCAGGAGAGTTTTGGGTCTTGCTCCGTGTCTCTGTGCCTCTGTGGCAAATTTCTGCCTAAGTCCTATCCTCGTTACTTCGCCCGCGCCGCACTTCAAAAAGTTTGCCCCGCCACGTATGATGCGCCCACCCTGGTAGTGGCAAGCGGAAACGTCCCTCAAGGCAAATGAAACACCTCTGATGCCGCGCACGTATGAATGCGGCAAGCGGATCGTTGTGCGGGCATGAAAAATCGTCCTTCATCACATTTATTGTTGTTGCTGTTGTTGTGGGCGCTCAATGCGCTGGCCTATCTGGCCATTTATCGGGCGGGCGTGGCGCGCGGCTTTGCGCCATCGTTCTTATTGGCCCTGCGCGATCTGTTGCTTTTTCTGCCGCTGCTTTTCGCATTCTTGTGGCTCTCGCGCCGGCACAAATATGCGGGCGATTGGACGCTCTTCACCACGGCCTTGTTGCTGCTGAGCATCGGGCAGGTCGTGCAATACCGCCTGTTCACCGATCCTGAATACAGCACGCGCCAAAAAACCGCCGTGCGCTTGGAAAAGATGAACACGCTGCGCATGCGGTTCGTCAACGACCATTACGACGCGATTAAAAAACAAGCGTTGTTTGGCGATCCCAACTTTCGCCTCCCTGTTGGTGCCGCTGACCAACGCGAAGAACAGTACTGGACGTTTACGCGCATTTTTACTTCGCTCTCGACCTGGATTTTGCTGGCAGCTTTAGCGGGTTTTGCGGCTGCTTTCATCTTTACCAATCGCGATGATGTGTTGTTGTGGTTGCAACAGCACAGCTTTTTAATCGGCCTGGCCACGGCCATACCCTTCGTATTGATTGCCATCATCGGTTCCAGCGCGGGCAAGTTTCTAGGGAAGACGACGCCTTGGGAGCCGGTCAAAATTTCCTTTCTCGTCAGCTTCGCGGGCATCCTCGCCGCGCATTACCGCAACCTGTCGCGGACGTATTGGGGCATGCCGCCCGCGCGTTTCATGATTCCATTTCTCGTGATCGCCTTGTTGCCGGTCATTCCGTTTTTTGCTTTGTCGGACTTCGGTCAGATGCTGGTCTTTTTCGGCGCATATTTGACGTTGTACGTCGTGGCGGTGCGGCGTTTGCCGCAAGTGACCATTGCGGTCGTGCTGATCTTTGTCGTCGTGACTGGTTCCATCCTGCTGGCGGGCGCCTACAATACGGTCGTGGATGTGTTCACCGATAACCAGACCGTGTCTGCCGTCGAGCGTGTCAAAGGCGTGGTGAGCAAAGGCATCCCACGGCGAATTCATCAGCGCTTTTATCTGTGGTTGAATGCTGGAACGCCGCCTGACCCGGAGGAAAACTGGTGGTGGCAGCGCGAGGCCGAAAATGCCGAAGGGCGCGGCGTGTCGAATGAAGAAGCGTGGTACAATTCGTATGCGTTTCAACCCTCACAAGCACTCTTTGGAGTCAGCGATGGGCGATTGGTGGGAGCAGGCTTAGGCCGTGGCTATCCCGAAATCGTACCGATTGCCGATTCGGATTTTATCTATGCGGCGATTGCCGAAGAGTTGGGCCTAGCGGGTGGCGCGCTGGTGATCTTTGCGTTTATCTTGCTCGTAATCGCTGGCATGCGCGTCGCCATTGAG
This window of the Acidobacteriota bacterium genome carries:
- a CDS encoding cytochrome c3 family protein, with amino-acid sequence MKLALLSILLTTAAALLSMATQRKPAAQLAALRDNQCVVCHAKLMEPLLVSAHFYEWRGSAHARAQVGCERCHGGDPAATVFKTAHQGVLNASFPTSTLAPKNAPATCQACHQEIAALFTQSRHFQQLPASGDGPSCTTCHHHMATSVIYRAPDTANLCASCHQAKGPAAQWLNVPKQAGDTIAAFSRADEVLAWSRYLVTEGRKRRLNFAPEEAEIARFEKTLRQAKLAWHGFDLKASRANADQVFLQATKLKDKLAARVK
- a CDS encoding universal stress protein, whose protein sequence is MTSNNSHAQTEIAFDRIFHPTDFSEASDLAFAHALKLATHRNGRLTMLHTEEKKQRPDWTEFPRVRQTLERWGFLAPGSTREDVAALGLNVAKIAAWEDDPVNSTLEYLGKHPHDLIVLATHQYDGLERWLHRTVAEPIARRAGEMALFVPQGVDGFIAIENGAATLRNILIPVDRTPPSQAALEAASALAASLQCTGVVFTLLYVGAAAEAPQVRRSVRAGQEWHLVVKEGAIEQAILQTAHETRADLIVMATAGRHGFLDALRGSTTERIVRTAEVPVLAVPALVKESEQVAEAFVWQPTF
- a CDS encoding TraR/DksA family transcriptional regulator; protein product: MRNQEKIRQQLLIRYQQIGGRLDKISRDVRREDEPLLADFAEQAAQRENDEVLSALDDSIRAEMRQIEQTLLRLEEGVYGICEMCEQPIAKPRLAAVPYAVRCVSCEESLER
- a CDS encoding FtsW/RodA/SpoVE family cell cycle protein, which produces MKNRPSSHLLLLLLLWALNALAYLAIYRAGVARGFAPSFLLALRDLLLFLPLLFAFLWLSRRHKYAGDWTLFTTALLLLSIGQVVQYRLFTDPEYSTRQKTAVRLEKMNTLRMRFVNDHYDAIKKQALFGDPNFRLPVGAADQREEQYWTFTRIFTSLSTWILLAALAGFAAAFIFTNRDDVLLWLQQHSFLIGLATAIPFVLIAIIGSSAGKFLGKTTPWEPVKISFLVSFAGILAAHYRNLSRTYWGMPPARFMIPFLVIALLPVIPFFALSDFGQMLVFFGAYLTLYVVAVRRLPQVTIAVVLIFVVVTGSILLAGAYNTVVDVFTDNQTVSAVERVKGVVSKGIPRRIHQRFYLWLNAGTPPDPEENWWWQREAENAEGRGVSNEEAWYNSYAFQPSQALFGVSDGRLVGAGLGRGYPEIVPIADSDFIYAAIAEELGLAGGALVIFAFILLVIAGMRVAIEARDMFTKLIAAGITAFLGFQAVVNIGGVIRMLPMTGITLPFVSHGGWSLLTSFFMLGVLMAISHRNNKTSDLRPQTSDLRPEALKARGWRAGGKGKQ